One genomic segment of Ricinus communis isolate WT05 ecotype wild-type chromosome 3, ASM1957865v1, whole genome shotgun sequence includes these proteins:
- the LOC8284822 gene encoding multiprotein-bridging factor 1c, with product MPSRSTGVISQDWDPVVLRKSKTKAQDLRDPKAVNQALRSGAPVQTIKKFDGGANKKAAAGPVVNAKKLDEGTEPAALDRVAPEVRQAIQKARLEKKMSQAELAKLINEQPKVVQEYENGKAVPNKAILAKMEKVLGVKLRGKIGK from the coding sequence ATGCCAAGCAGATCTACAGGTGTAATTTCACAGGACTGGGATCCTGTAGTGCTACGCAAGTCCAAAACCAAAGCCCAAGACCTACGTGACCCCAAGGCTGTGAACCAGGCTCTCCGATCAGGTGCACCGGTCCAAAccatcaaaaaatttgatggaGGCGCTAACAAGAAAGCAGCAGCAGGGCCGGTTGTGAACGCGAAGAAGCTGGACGAAGGGACTGAGCCTGCGGCTCTGGACAGGGTGGCCCCGGAAGTAAGGCAAGCTATACAGAAAGCGCGGCTCGAAAAGAAGATGAGTCAAGCTGAGCTTGCTAAGTTGATCAATGAACAGCCTAAGGTGGTTCAGGAGTATGAAAATGGGAAAGCGGTTCCTAATAAGGCTATTCTAGCCAAGATGGAGAAAGTTCTCGGTGTTAAATTAAGGGGAAAGATTGGCAAGTAA